Proteins from a single region of Pseudodesulfovibrio portus:
- a CDS encoding sensor domain-containing diguanylate cyclase produces the protein MTLKSKLILALSLILAATFLFTSLINYEVTRRTIREELLHSSLPLTGKNIYSEIQGALIRPIMVSTSMANDAFLKDWVHAGENDTRMIKRYLAGIRDKYDFLTTFFVSVNSDRYYNQDGILKTIGARDPRDVWFFAFTRMGKEYDLNVDLSEGDNDTLSIFVNCRVEDANGRLLGVTGSGVNVDQVAARIEKVQKQYSRTIYLVDQDGLVQVHPDKSRIKRFSIAKAGGLRDVAEAILSERDKVTSHEYDWDGQHHLLSARYIPELEWFLIVDQDEAVALKSAKRNLIRTLAVGGGVSALVILLCVAVINHFQTRLEDMAQTDPLTGTANRRALEERFDQAAYKADRYGIAFSTIIIDLDKFKEINDTHGHIQGDAVLKRVADTIADTIRPSDLLARWGGDEFIILMDGELDDALTLAKRMLEAVCQSPDEPTVSFSYGLAEYEKGDDLGSITMRADKNLYLAKGRC, from the coding sequence ATGACCCTCAAGTCCAAACTCATCCTCGCCCTCTCCCTGATCCTGGCCGCGACCTTCCTGTTCACCAGCCTGATCAACTACGAAGTCACTCGCCGGACCATCCGGGAAGAACTGCTCCACTCCTCCCTGCCCCTGACGGGCAAGAACATCTATTCCGAAATCCAGGGGGCTCTGATTCGCCCCATCATGGTGTCCACGTCCATGGCCAACGACGCCTTCCTCAAGGACTGGGTGCACGCCGGGGAAAACGACACCCGAATGATCAAGCGCTACCTTGCCGGGATCAGAGACAAATACGACTTCCTGACCACGTTCTTCGTGTCCGTTAACTCCGACAGGTATTACAACCAGGACGGCATCCTGAAGACCATCGGGGCCAGGGACCCGCGCGACGTCTGGTTCTTCGCCTTCACCCGCATGGGCAAGGAGTACGACCTCAACGTGGACCTGAGCGAGGGCGACAACGACACCCTGTCCATCTTCGTCAACTGCCGCGTGGAAGATGCAAACGGCCGCCTTCTCGGCGTGACCGGCTCCGGGGTCAACGTCGACCAGGTCGCGGCCCGGATCGAAAAAGTCCAGAAGCAGTATTCGCGGACCATCTACCTGGTGGATCAGGACGGGCTGGTCCAGGTGCACCCGGACAAATCGCGCATCAAGCGGTTCTCCATAGCCAAGGCCGGAGGCCTCCGCGACGTGGCCGAGGCCATCCTGAGCGAGCGGGACAAGGTCACCTCCCACGAGTACGACTGGGACGGCCAGCACCACCTGCTGTCCGCGCGCTACATCCCTGAACTGGAATGGTTCCTCATCGTGGACCAGGACGAGGCCGTGGCCCTGAAATCCGCCAAGCGCAACCTGATCCGCACCCTGGCCGTGGGCGGCGGCGTGTCCGCCCTGGTCATCCTGCTCTGCGTGGCCGTGATCAACCACTTCCAGACCCGGCTGGAGGACATGGCCCAGACCGATCCGCTCACCGGCACCGCCAACCGGCGCGCCCTGGAAGAACGCTTCGACCAGGCCGCGTACAAGGCGGACCGGTACGGCATCGCCTTCTCGACCATCATCATCGACCTCGACAAGTTCAAGGAAATCAACGACACCCACGGCCATATCCAGGGCGACGCCGTGCTGAAGAGGGTGGCCGACACCATCGCCGACACCATCAGGCCCTCCGACCTGCTGGCGCGCTGGGGCGGGGATGAATTCATCATCCTCATGGACGGCGAGCTTGACGATGCCCTGACCCTGGCCAAACGCATGCTTGAGGCCGTGTGCCAGTCTCCCGATGAACCGACCGTGTCGTTCTCCTACGGCCTTGCCGAATACGAAAAGGGCGACGACCTGGGGTCCATCACCATGCGGGCCGACAAGAACCTGTATCTGGCCAAGGGCCGGTGCTGA
- the dtd gene encoding D-aminoacyl-tRNA deacylase — protein sequence MRVVIQRVSDAKVSVNNKVVGEISTGLLVLAGFGKTDDTDFADSPKWRKMLDKIFNLRVFPDDDGKLNLSLMDIKGDLMLISQFTLYADCKKGRRPSFTDACHPYVAESLFDHFVEEAGKRAPGQLATGRFGAEMHLDFTNWGPVTIILDSDEL from the coding sequence ATGCGCGTCGTCATCCAGCGCGTCTCGGACGCCAAGGTTTCCGTGAACAACAAGGTCGTGGGTGAGATATCCACCGGGTTGCTGGTCCTGGCCGGGTTCGGCAAGACCGACGACACGGACTTTGCGGACTCGCCCAAGTGGCGCAAGATGCTGGACAAGATTTTCAACCTGCGCGTGTTCCCGGACGACGACGGCAAGCTCAACCTGTCGCTCATGGACATCAAGGGCGACCTGATGCTCATCTCCCAGTTCACGCTCTACGCGGATTGCAAGAAGGGCCGCCGCCCTTCCTTCACGGACGCCTGCCACCCCTACGTGGCCGAGTCCCTGTTCGACCACTTCGTGGAGGAGGCCGGAAAGCGCGCCCCCGGACAGCTGGCCACCGGCAGATTCGGGGCCGAGATGCACCTGGACTTCACCAACTGGGGCCCCGTGACCATCATCCTCGATTCGGACGAGCTGTAA
- the queD gene encoding 6-carboxytetrahydropterin synthase QueD — protein MAGKWKLTITQDFSSSHQLRNYGGKCENMHGHNFGVEVVVEGDRLDNRVEYLVDFKEIKRRTKAVLEKLDHKHLNDVPPFTDINPSSENLARFIYQELADDMPENVRLAEVSVSEKDSSKATYWEE, from the coding sequence ATGGCAGGAAAGTGGAAGCTGACCATCACGCAGGACTTTTCATCCTCGCACCAGCTGCGCAACTACGGCGGCAAGTGCGAGAACATGCACGGCCACAACTTCGGAGTGGAGGTGGTGGTCGAGGGCGACAGGCTCGACAACAGGGTCGAGTACCTGGTGGACTTCAAGGAGATCAAGCGGCGCACCAAGGCGGTGCTGGAAAAGCTGGACCATAAACATCTAAACGACGTCCCGCCGTTCACCGACATCAACCCGTCGTCCGAGAACCTGGCCCGGTTCATCTACCAGGAACTGGCGGACGACATGCCCGAAAACGTACGCCTGGCCGAAGTGTCCGTGTCCGAGAAGGACTCGTCCAAGGCCACCTACTGGGAAGAATAG
- a CDS encoding nucleotide pyrophosphohydrolase: protein MDSLKELDERHRRFVEERHWQKHQSPKNLVMALTGEVGELNELFMWLTTEESWKLTGDKKRAVAEELADVLIYLTRIADEMDIDLVAAAHEKCDLNERKYPVEAFQGNGKRPHEYKNEQE from the coding sequence ATGGACTCACTCAAGGAACTCGACGAGCGCCACCGCCGGTTCGTGGAAGAGCGCCACTGGCAGAAACACCAGTCGCCCAAGAACCTGGTCATGGCCCTGACCGGCGAGGTGGGCGAACTCAACGAGCTGTTCATGTGGCTCACGACCGAGGAGAGCTGGAAGCTCACGGGCGACAAGAAGCGGGCCGTGGCCGAGGAACTGGCCGACGTGCTCATCTACCTGACGCGCATCGCCGACGAGATGGACATCGATCTGGTTGCGGCTGCCCACGAAAAATGCGACCTGAACGAGCGCAAGTACCCGGTCGAGGCATTTCAGGGCAACGGCAAGCGCCCGCACGAATACAAGAACGAACAGGAATAG